AAATGATTTACAGTGGAGCTGGTATTTCATTATATTATGCTTATAATAATGATGTAATCAGAATTAAATCAGATAATAAAGGTATTGGTTATAAACGAACTAAAGATGATTATACCTTTAAAGAACATATAATTGAAATAAAAGAAGATATGATTTTTTATATGTCTTCTGATGGATACGAAGATCAAAATAATCAAGAAGGAAAAAGATTTGGAAGAAAGAATTTTATCGATTTGATAAAAAAATTTTCTAAAGAACCTATTTCTCAGCAAAAAGATTTATTTAATAAATACCTTAAAGAATATATGGGCTACGAAGACCAGAGAGATGATATCACTATTATTGGTTTTAAGTTAAAATAATTTTAAAGGAGGAATTATTTTGAATACAGAAATAATTCTTGAATTAAAGAAAAAAATTGCAGAAAGTAATATTATAATGTCTTTTATTGGCCCTTTTTCTCAGGGAATAATCGAAGAAATTGGGAAAGCATTGAGAGAATATATGAAAAAAGATAAAAATCTTAATGCTCCTGAAAATAATATTTTTTCAGTTTTTATTGAACAAAGCCAAAATATTAAAAATTATGAAAAAATTTTAACAGAAGATGAAAAAAAACACTTCTTTTCAGAATCTATATTATTAATAGGAAAAAGTGAACAAAAATATTTTATTTGTTCTGGAAATATTATAAAAAAAGAAGATGTAGAAAATTTAAAAGATTATATTAATAATATCAATTCTCTTAGTAAAGATGAGATAAAATTATTATATAAAAGGAAATTAAAAGAAAATATTAAAAGCGATAATAATGGTGCTGGTTTAGGTTTT
The Marinitoga litoralis DNA segment above includes these coding regions:
- a CDS encoding SiaB family protein kinase, producing the protein MNTEIILELKKKIAESNIIMSFIGPFSQGIIEEIGKALREYMKKDKNLNAPENNIFSVFIEQSQNIKNYEKILTEDEKKHFFSESILLIGKSEQKYFICSGNIIKKEDVENLKDYINNINSLSKDEIKLLYKRKLKENIKSDNNGAGLGFLEIAKRTSDKIKYDFIKLDEKYYYFILIIKI